A stretch of Leptospira andrefontaineae DNA encodes these proteins:
- a CDS encoding polymorphic toxin-type HINT domain-containing protein encodes MDKDGNFKYSVCFEGDTLISTKDGMKRISEIKIGDYVKSLNEETGEVTYKKVLRTYQREVSQVYKVTYENGTSVTATGEHPFRVTNGKDRRVSFENNNADTGRNSSWVKAGSLTTKDRSITLASIQNAEIRKIIDRQFAKASISLAAVMNRAQVAWDGEEKGTLGIQKVEVIEKKEKVYNLEVEENHTYFVSKDAVLVHNQCFESIGGQSFITLTKSQAEFLRNGGVFLEGSNKGAGASFTGEGITVRASREQAKPELDGWADKVLSDPKNTQSMKILSSLEYRQAETNRNNAIVGHGNLLRWKEEMKGILKLVEVGSRRPLSLDEANGLIVLKKFAEKELQDVDRKILSARKQADDANRKLAEKTKELIDREQKKTPIVDPVEKLAGADLRRVSSPDLFGSPSKTLERKQAEVNEEVRKATKRDISEKQNESYQKIVKEAFPTKEGRPGGEELNRKLELTQEKLSQKNKNLIDEWKKSIEDIKKEEISKLNEERNNHLKKDPEKIYEPSDERKKSLKTAQAKVAYLEEAINGLVNEKVLPFPKEKYDKAFELSQKGKLTTAEKNELDGLKKEYETHQSQAASRLKDEENIQTTLNNMLNRDRGELADSRNSKAQKLEDLERKLAQMDDDKDLKQSQDLKKEIAKLSKELDKIDKDILTGAPVQKPTDTLEVYLVREKDDYRKLPQAIEKIVDSLEKQKVRYKAEGNTAKAEALKQKIQDFKDRSEEAKKFAKDDVLTAMLRKGGKEREEAIAQMKEFLTHEGATRKLTITETVKNPVGDNPDAESVFMTSNFGRGGYGYTEVAHAAKESHDHIGADYAGEQGDRLNAVIEGTVIQEPGKGLSITVNKELPKYMVEKGISYQEAQYDSKGARTQKAGYHDRNGNSYSKEDLYKMDSEYRTGLSKTELKNIKPFAHAKTIGVVSKNGKLLKLASATSYVPLSTEEMAIVPKEIQEKPELVDITKAGSGNSLVTESTLVGEFAGTYRIDYKHMDRAPMDANGNPIKNGDPIKPGGKIGVMGSTGRATGIHDHITVISYGSEPPKGVNKVFYTPVKDKNNIIIHYLINPLYFQKVMAPSGAR; translated from the coding sequence ATAGACAAGGATGGGAATTTCAAATACTCGGTCTGCTTTGAGGGAGATACATTAATCTCCACAAAAGATGGGATGAAACGCATCTCAGAGATTAAAATCGGAGATTATGTAAAGTCTCTAAATGAAGAGACTGGGGAAGTTACTTATAAGAAAGTATTACGCACTTACCAGAGAGAAGTATCACAAGTCTACAAAGTCACATATGAGAACGGGACAAGTGTAACAGCTACAGGAGAACATCCGTTTAGAGTAACAAACGGAAAAGATAGAAGAGTTTCTTTCGAGAATAACAACGCAGATACAGGAAGGAACAGCTCTTGGGTGAAAGCGGGAAGCTTAACTACAAAAGACAGAAGTATAACACTCGCAAGTATCCAGAATGCAGAGATCCGTAAGATCATAGATAGACAGTTTGCTAAGGCAAGCATCTCACTTGCAGCGGTGATGAATCGTGCTCAAGTAGCTTGGGATGGCGAAGAGAAAGGAACATTAGGAATCCAGAAAGTAGAGGTTATCGAGAAGAAAGAGAAAGTATATAACCTTGAGGTGGAAGAGAATCATACTTATTTTGTAAGTAAGGATGCTGTTTTAGTACATAATCAGTGCTTTGAGTCAATCGGAGGACAAAGCTTTATTACTTTAACTAAAAGTCAGGCCGAGTTCCTGAGAAATGGCGGAGTGTTCTTAGAAGGCTCTAATAAGGGAGCGGGTGCATCTTTTACAGGAGAAGGCATTACAGTTAGAGCAAGTCGTGAGCAAGCCAAACCTGAGTTAGACGGGTGGGCTGACAAAGTGCTTAGTGATCCAAAAAATACTCAATCCATGAAGATCTTGTCTTCTCTTGAATATAGGCAAGCGGAGACCAATAGAAACAATGCGATCGTAGGTCATGGAAATCTACTTCGCTGGAAAGAAGAGATGAAAGGAATCTTGAAACTTGTGGAAGTAGGTTCGAGAAGACCATTGTCTCTGGATGAGGCCAACGGGTTAATAGTTCTCAAGAAGTTTGCAGAGAAAGAGCTTCAGGACGTAGATAGGAAAATTTTATCAGCGAGAAAACAAGCTGATGATGCGAATCGTAAACTTGCCGAAAAGACCAAGGAACTAATTGATCGGGAACAGAAAAAGACACCAATTGTGGATCCTGTAGAAAAGTTGGCAGGTGCGGATCTCAGACGTGTAAGCTCCCCAGATTTATTTGGTAGTCCATCTAAAACGTTAGAAAGGAAGCAAGCTGAGGTAAATGAAGAAGTAAGAAAGGCTACCAAGAGAGATATTTCTGAAAAACAGAACGAATCATATCAGAAGATTGTAAAAGAAGCATTTCCGACGAAGGAAGGAAGGCCAGGTGGAGAAGAATTAAATCGCAAATTGGAATTAACTCAGGAGAAACTATCTCAAAAGAACAAAAATCTTATCGATGAATGGAAGAAGTCTATCGAAGATATCAAGAAAGAAGAGATCTCAAAACTAAATGAAGAAAGAAATAACCATTTAAAGAAAGATCCAGAAAAGATCTACGAACCATCTGATGAGAGAAAGAAGAGTTTAAAAACGGCGCAGGCTAAAGTAGCTTACTTGGAAGAAGCTATTAATGGTTTGGTTAATGAAAAAGTCTTACCATTCCCGAAAGAGAAATACGATAAAGCGTTCGAGCTATCACAAAAGGGTAAGCTGACTACAGCGGAAAAGAACGAATTAGACGGGCTTAAAAAAGAATATGAAACTCATCAAAGCCAAGCCGCCTCTCGCTTGAAAGACGAAGAAAATATCCAAACAACGCTCAACAATATGTTGAATAGGGATAGAGGAGAGTTAGCGGATTCGAGAAATAGCAAGGCTCAAAAGCTAGAAGATTTGGAGAGAAAGCTTGCTCAGATGGATGATGATAAGGATCTCAAGCAATCCCAGGACTTAAAGAAAGAGATCGCGAAGTTGAGTAAAGAACTGGATAAAATAGATAAAGATATACTTACAGGTGCACCTGTTCAGAAGCCAACCGATACATTGGAAGTCTACCTTGTCCGAGAAAAGGATGATTATCGAAAGCTACCACAAGCGATAGAGAAGATCGTCGACTCTTTGGAGAAACAGAAGGTAAGATATAAGGCCGAAGGTAATACGGCGAAAGCGGAAGCATTAAAACAAAAAATCCAAGATTTTAAAGATCGCTCTGAAGAAGCCAAAAAGTTCGCTAAAGATGATGTCCTGACTGCAATGCTTCGCAAAGGCGGTAAAGAGAGAGAAGAAGCAATTGCTCAGATGAAAGAATTTCTGACTCATGAGGGAGCAACGAGAAAGTTAACTATTACTGAAACTGTGAAAAATCCAGTAGGGGATAACCCGGATGCGGAAAGTGTGTTTATGACTTCCAACTTTGGACGCGGAGGCTATGGATATACTGAAGTAGCTCATGCTGCAAAGGAAAGCCATGATCATATTGGAGCTGACTATGCAGGAGAACAAGGAGATCGGTTGAATGCTGTGATTGAGGGAACGGTCATTCAAGAACCAGGTAAAGGTCTCTCTATCACTGTAAACAAAGAACTTCCCAAATACATGGTAGAAAAAGGGATCAGTTACCAAGAAGCTCAATACGATTCTAAAGGTGCACGAACACAAAAAGCGGGTTACCATGACAGGAATGGGAATTCATATTCAAAAGAAGATCTGTATAAAATGGACTCGGAGTACAGAACTGGGCTAAGTAAAACTGAATTAAAGAATATTAAACCGTTTGCACACGCTAAGACAATCGGAGTAGTTTCTAAAAACGGAAAGCTATTGAAACTTGCTAGTGCGACGAGTTATGTGCCGTTATCAACAGAAGAGATGGCTATAGTTCCTAAAGAGATCCAAGAAAAGCCAGAGCTTGTGGATATTACTAAGGCAGGTTCCGGAAATAGCTTGGTAACAGAATCGACGTTAGTTGGAGAGTTTGCTGGAACGTATCGGATTGACTACAAGCATATGGATAGAGCCCCTATGGACGCAAATGGAAACCCTATAAAAAATGGGGATCCGATTAAGCCGGGAGGTAAAATTGGAGTGATGGGGAGTACCGGAAGAGCAACAGGAATCCACGATCACATAACCGTAATTTCGTATGGCTCTGAACCGCCCAAGGGTGTTAATAAAGTCTTTTATACTCCTGTTAAAGATAAGAATAATATAATCATTCATTACTTGATAAATCCATTGTATTTCCAAAAAGTGATGGCTCCTTCCGGAGCAAGGTGA